From Halotia branconii CENA392, the proteins below share one genomic window:
- a CDS encoding type 2 lanthipeptide synthetase LanM family protein produces the protein MKNPVILKSSIPSFTTIVANASFLWERLDTERFVIDIDSINEKEIQRRLDRWYHILGDWNTLNKRLQWENLDLDSIRPHLGSIDWNPQAALPIWAETLRQITQTAREFVPTQEIDLPINPENPIPFEDILLPAIAVARQQLLTRLGSRQLTEKSLPLSVLSKAAYRELERSLLQRLTGICTKTLNFEFSQVRPFGENLLNLLGVATENSNNKTYYNKFVNQLLKDGLLTFFNKYSVLGRLVATAVNFWVESASEFIQRLAKDKVDIQQTFSSTVDNLGKVAEIQTSLSDPHKRGRTVILLTFESGLKLVYKPKDLGLEVAFNQFLNWCNQHSQLLDFKVIQVLNRDNYGWVEYITHQPCSDEAAVERFYQRAGMLLCVLYALRGTDCHHENLIASGEHLVLVDMETLLHHEANLIEDSPNAPDFETAAEQQFWESVLRTGLLPRWDFSSDRRIAYDVSGLGSTDSQKTPHKIPKWQHINTDDMCLHSESVTMSVGKNVPRLGEIALSASDYQAQITNGFEVMYRFLMMHKDILLVPGSPLTAMQNQQVRFVFRNTRIYSAIIQKTLSPDYLKHSVDYSIELDRLSRAFLVAQDKPNALPILSAELRAMEQLDIPFFTANAASDRLQVSSDLSIPQYFKQPSYQHVSNQLQAMDETDLARQTAIIQGSFHAKVAQTPNQGSPQWNAESLPLLSAAELIAEASAIATDLETTAIPDPDGSVNWIGLGYVHEAERFRLQVLGNSLYDGRCGVALFLAALSQVTKDSHSSDLALKALQPLRRQIQTLNLESRQIMARLMGIGGAAGLGSIIYGLVKVSQFLKDETLLPDAQALAEWMTPELIAADKKLDIMSGSAGAILGLLSLYRVTGNATVLEKAIACGDHLLKHRISYENAPKAWQTVSEKPLTGFSHGAAGIAYALLQLYAVTQNQAYYQAALEGIEYERSVFSEFHANWPDFRSLEPNQPPSFAVVWCHGAAGIGLGRLGCVRLGEIPGVEREIEIALQTTQNYGLEASDHLCCGNLGRIETLLVGAQHYSRSDWREIALQNATNVVAKAKRTGAYQMFVNLPSSVFHPSLFRGTAGIGYELLRLATDDLPSVLLWE, from the coding sequence ATGAAAAATCCAGTCATCCTCAAATCAAGTATCCCAAGTTTCACAACTATTGTTGCCAACGCCAGTTTTCTTTGGGAACGCCTCGATACAGAAAGATTTGTTATTGATATCGATTCGATTAATGAAAAAGAAATTCAGCGTCGGCTTGATCGCTGGTATCACATTTTAGGCGACTGGAATACTTTAAATAAACGCTTGCAGTGGGAAAACTTAGACCTTGATAGCATTCGTCCTCACTTGGGAAGTATTGACTGGAATCCGCAAGCAGCATTGCCAATATGGGCAGAAACTTTGCGGCAAATCACCCAAACGGCCAGGGAATTTGTGCCGACACAGGAAATAGATTTACCAATCAATCCAGAAAATCCCATTCCCTTTGAAGATATTTTACTGCCTGCGATCGCAGTTGCCAGACAGCAACTTTTAACTCGGCTTGGTTCTAGACAACTGACTGAAAAAAGCTTACCTCTATCAGTGCTTTCAAAAGCTGCTTATCGAGAATTAGAGCGTAGTTTGCTACAACGATTAACAGGAATTTGTACCAAGACACTAAATTTTGAATTTTCTCAAGTTCGCCCATTTGGTGAAAATCTGCTTAACTTGCTAGGAGTAGCAACAGAAAATAGCAATAATAAAACTTACTATAATAAATTTGTCAATCAACTTCTAAAAGATGGATTGTTGACTTTTTTTAATAAATATTCAGTTCTCGGTCGTTTAGTAGCAACGGCGGTTAATTTTTGGGTAGAGTCGGCGAGTGAATTTATCCAACGTTTAGCTAAAGATAAAGTAGATATTCAGCAAACTTTTAGTTCAACAGTTGATAACTTGGGCAAAGTTGCAGAAATTCAGACTTCCCTTTCTGACCCCCACAAGCGCGGACGAACAGTTATTTTATTGACCTTTGAATCTGGACTCAAACTCGTTTATAAGCCGAAAGATTTAGGGCTAGAAGTTGCTTTTAACCAATTTTTGAATTGGTGCAATCAACATAGCCAGCTTTTAGATTTCAAAGTTATCCAAGTATTAAACCGAGATAATTATGGTTGGGTAGAATACATTACACATCAACCCTGTAGTGATGAAGCTGCTGTAGAACGTTTTTATCAGCGAGCTGGGATGTTGTTGTGTGTGCTTTACGCTTTGCGGGGAACAGATTGCCACCACGAAAATTTAATTGCCAGTGGCGAACATTTGGTGTTAGTGGATATGGAAACATTGCTACACCATGAAGCCAATTTGATTGAAGATTCACCGAATGCCCCAGATTTTGAGACAGCAGCAGAACAGCAATTCTGGGAATCTGTTTTACGTACCGGGCTGTTACCGCGTTGGGACTTTAGTAGCGATCGCCGCATAGCCTATGATGTTAGCGGATTGGGTAGTACAGATTCTCAAAAAACTCCTCATAAAATACCCAAATGGCAGCACATCAACACTGACGATATGTGTCTGCACTCTGAATCTGTCACCATGTCCGTGGGGAAAAATGTACCGCGCTTGGGTGAAATTGCTTTATCTGCCAGTGATTATCAAGCACAAATTACTAATGGCTTCGAGGTGATGTATCGCTTTTTGATGATGCATAAGGACATATTACTGGTTCCTGGAAGTCCTTTAACTGCAATGCAGAATCAGCAAGTCCGCTTTGTTTTCCGCAACACTCGCATTTATAGTGCCATCATCCAAAAAACTTTATCACCCGATTACCTCAAACACAGCGTAGACTATAGCATTGAGTTGGATCGCCTCAGTCGTGCCTTTTTAGTTGCTCAAGACAAACCAAATGCTTTGCCGATTTTAAGTGCAGAACTGCGAGCAATGGAACAATTAGATATTCCATTTTTTACCGCGAATGCTGCTAGCGACCGACTTCAGGTGAGCAGCGATTTATCTATTCCCCAATACTTTAAGCAACCGAGTTATCAGCACGTCTCGAACCAGTTGCAAGCAATGGATGAAACTGACTTAGCCCGCCAAACGGCGATTATTCAAGGCTCATTTCATGCTAAAGTAGCCCAAACTCCCAACCAAGGAAGTCCGCAATGGAACGCCGAATCATTACCATTGCTGAGTGCAGCAGAATTAATTGCCGAAGCCAGTGCGATCGCTACAGATTTGGAAACAACAGCAATACCAGATCCCGATGGCAGTGTTAACTGGATCGGCTTAGGTTATGTCCATGAAGCCGAGCGATTTCGATTGCAAGTTTTGGGCAACAGTCTTTATGATGGACGCTGCGGAGTTGCCTTGTTTCTCGCCGCACTTAGTCAGGTAACTAAAGATTCACATTCCTCTGATTTGGCACTAAAGGCATTACAACCACTACGTCGGCAAATTCAAACCCTGAACTTAGAATCTCGGCAAATCATGGCTCGGCTCATGGGTATCGGTGGCGCAGCAGGTTTGGGTTCGATAATTTATGGCTTGGTGAAAGTCAGCCAGTTCCTCAAAGATGAGACACTATTGCCAGATGCTCAAGCATTAGCCGAGTGGATGACACCAGAGTTGATTGCTGCCGATAAAAAGCTGGATATTATGAGTGGATCTGCGGGAGCTATTCTGGGACTGTTATCCCTTTATAGAGTAACCGGGAATGCCACAGTTTTAGAGAAAGCGATCGCCTGTGGAGATCATTTACTCAAGCATCGAATTAGCTACGAGAATGCTCCCAAAGCTTGGCAAACCGTAAGCGAAAAGCCCTTAACTGGATTCTCCCACGGAGCCGCCGGAATCGCTTATGCTTTGCTGCAACTCTACGCTGTCACACAAAATCAAGCTTATTATCAAGCAGCACTAGAAGGCATCGAATATGAGCGCAGCGTCTTTAGTGAATTTCATGCCAACTGGCCTGATTTTCGTAGCCTAGAACCCAACCAGCCACCAAGCTTTGCGGTTGTGTGGTGTCACGGTGCAGCCGGAATTGGGTTAGGGCGTTTAGGTTGCGTCAGACTTGGAGAAATTCCCGGAGTTGAACGCGAGATTGAAATTGCCCTGCAAACTACCCAGAACTATGGATTAGAAGCCAGCGATCACCTGTGTTGTGGTAATTTGGGTCGAATAGAAACTCTGTTAGTCGGCGCACAACACTATTCTCGCTCTGATTGGCGTGAAATTGCTCTCCAGAATGCTACCAACGTTGTAGCTAAAGCCAAACGAACCGGAGCGTATCAAATGTTCGTTAACTTGCCCAGTTCAGTATTTCACCCCAGCTTATTCCGGGGTACAGCCGGCATTGGCTACGAGTTGCTACGGCTAGCTACCGATGATTTGCCTTCAGTACTGTTGTGGGAGTGA
- a CDS encoding type I restriction endonuclease: protein MDFIDAVKDVAQHIEKLKDSVQTEQAAKAAFVLPLIQALGYKIFDTTEVCPEYIAATPGLKGEKVDYAILINGVPSILIECKFHKNDLAHPKNSSQLFKYFSATQARFAVLTNGIHYWFYTDTEKTHIMDEKPFFEFNVLDFNESSINELKKFSREVFNPDEMASCARQLLYKKEINRLISEQFTNPSPDFVKLFAAQVYKGHMVVSVVEKFTEIFKGCLKDYINERINEKIRSAMDIDISDTTKTDVPDPAKVTININTEVIDTIITTADEMESFYIIKSVLRDVIELPRIQYRDTKNYFGVNIDGKASKTICRLWLNSEKKYIGFLDINNKEVKTPINSLDEIYKFANILKDRAIFLAKNKVEAEVTEQ, encoded by the coding sequence ATGGATTTTATTGATGCGGTTAAAGATGTTGCCCAGCATATTGAAAAATTAAAAGACTCGGTACAGACAGAACAAGCTGCAAAAGCTGCTTTCGTTTTACCTTTAATTCAAGCTTTAGGATATAAGATTTTTGATACAACTGAAGTCTGTCCTGAATATATAGCTGCTACACCAGGCTTAAAAGGTGAAAAAGTTGATTATGCCATTTTAATAAATGGAGTCCCATCAATTTTAATAGAATGTAAATTTCATAAAAATGATTTAGCACATCCCAAAAATTCCTCACAATTATTCAAGTATTTTAGTGCAACACAAGCAAGATTTGCCGTGTTGACTAATGGAATCCATTATTGGTTCTATACGGATACAGAAAAAACTCACATTATGGATGAAAAACCTTTTTTTGAGTTTAATGTATTAGATTTCAATGAATCGTCAATAAATGAACTTAAAAAGTTCTCTAGGGAAGTATTTAACCCTGATGAAATGGCTAGTTGTGCAAGACAGCTTTTATATAAAAAGGAAATTAACCGATTAATCTCAGAACAGTTTACAAATCCTTCTCCTGATTTTGTTAAGCTTTTTGCTGCTCAGGTGTACAAAGGACACATGGTTGTATCAGTGGTAGAAAAATTTACTGAAATTTTCAAAGGTTGTCTTAAAGATTATATTAACGAGCGAATTAATGAAAAGATAAGATCTGCTATGGATATTGATATTTCTGATACAACAAAAACAGACGTACCAGACCCTGCTAAAGTCACAATCAATATCAACACTGAAGTTATTGATACTATTATAACTACAGCAGATGAGATGGAAAGCTTTTACATTATTAAATCCGTGTTGCGTGATGTTATCGAATTACCTCGTATTCAGTATAGAGATACAAAAAATTATTTCGGAGTTAACATTGACGGGAAAGCTAGCAAAACTATTTGTCGTTTATGGCTTAATTCGGAGAAAAAATATATTGGTTTTCTGGATATAAATAATAAAGAAGTTAAAACGCCAATTAACTCTTTAGACGAGATTTACAAATTTGCCAACATCTTAAAAGATAGGGCAATATTTCTAGCTAAAAATAAGGTAGAAGCAGAAGTAACTGAACAATAA
- a CDS encoding NHLP bacteriocin system secretion protein, producing the protein MQLKHSHIFRPEALDRLSSPEQLDQAIQVVKPQAWLTLSTLSFVVAVAGLWSVFGRIPLTVSGQGILIKPHHVVEFQAPSSGPLLTLKVKAGDVIKQGDILGIIDQSALKQQLQQEQVKLQQLQTQNQETDRLQKLLIDQQIMTLGQQKLDLENNLRREQDAPKLRDQTQRAIAQKRQSINSRKQQINYLLQALQARVNNRRRLFEEHVISQDMLVQAEQEYFNTQSELSDIDVQLKDLEIQQTTTQREYLENLNKIDEIKTKIKDINTQNTKLREQNLKQAIAKINQIQEVKRRIAQLELQLSQESRIISKYNGHILELSAVPGQMMNPGSRLGSIEAEEPNSKLVSLVYFANKDGKQIKPGMPVQVTPSFAKREREGGIVGVITNISPFPVTTKDITAIVGNGEIAASFAGKGEGRVQAFVKLQENPTSVSGYKWSSSDGSSLKISSGTTTSVQVKVGETAPISYIIPMLRSWTGIY; encoded by the coding sequence ATGCAACTCAAACATAGCCACATTTTCCGCCCAGAAGCGCTAGATCGCTTATCTTCACCAGAACAACTGGATCAAGCAATACAAGTTGTTAAACCTCAAGCTTGGTTAACCCTATCTACTTTAAGTTTTGTGGTTGCTGTGGCTGGTTTGTGGAGTGTGTTTGGTAGAATCCCCCTCACTGTCTCAGGTCAAGGTATATTGATTAAACCGCATCATGTTGTGGAATTTCAAGCACCCAGTTCTGGCCCATTACTAACTCTCAAGGTCAAGGCGGGGGATGTTATTAAACAAGGTGATATTTTAGGTATTATCGACCAATCAGCGCTGAAGCAGCAGTTGCAGCAAGAACAAGTCAAATTACAGCAACTACAAACCCAAAATCAAGAAACTGACAGACTCCAAAAGCTGCTAATTGACCAACAAATCATGACCCTTGGGCAGCAAAAACTGGATTTAGAAAATAATCTCCGCCGAGAACAAGATGCGCCAAAGTTACGCGATCAAACCCAAAGAGCGATCGCCCAAAAACGTCAAAGCATCAATTCCCGTAAGCAACAAATTAACTACTTACTACAAGCTTTACAAGCACGGGTTAATAACCGTCGTCGCCTCTTTGAGGAACATGTTATTAGTCAAGATATGCTGGTGCAAGCTGAACAGGAATATTTTAATACTCAAAGTGAACTTTCAGATATTGATGTGCAACTCAAGGATCTGGAAATTCAACAAACCACTACACAACGAGAATATCTAGAAAATCTCAACAAAATAGACGAAATTAAAACCAAAATTAAAGATATTAATACTCAAAATACTAAACTACGCGAACAAAATTTAAAGCAAGCGATCGCCAAAATAAATCAAATTCAAGAAGTCAAGCGGCGGATTGCCCAATTAGAACTGCAACTATCTCAAGAAAGTAGAATAATTAGTAAATATAACGGTCACATTCTCGAATTGAGTGCTGTCCCTGGACAAATGATGAATCCGGGTAGTCGCCTGGGGTCAATCGAAGCGGAAGAACCAAATTCTAAACTTGTCAGCTTGGTCTATTTTGCAAACAAAGATGGTAAGCAAATCAAGCCTGGGATGCCTGTACAAGTCACTCCTAGTTTTGCCAAGCGGGAGCGCGAAGGTGGAATTGTCGGAGTCATTACAAATATTTCTCCCTTCCCTGTAACTACAAAAGATATTACAGCGATCGTTGGTAATGGAGAAATAGCCGCCAGTTTTGCAGGTAAAGGTGAAGGACGGGTGCAAGCTTTTGTCAAACTACAAGAAAACCCCACTTCAGTTAGTGGCTACAAATGGTCATCTTCTGATGGTTCATCTCTAAAAATATCTTCTGGCACAACAACATCAGTTCAAGTCAAAGTTGGCGAAACAGCACCGATTTCTTATATTATTCCTATGCTTCGTTCTTGGACTGGGATTTATTAA
- a CDS encoding NHLP family bacteriocin export ABC transporter peptidase/permease/ATPase subunit — protein sequence MPIKPKRVHTPRLLQMEAVECGAAALGIILSYYGRVVPLAKLREDCGVSRDGSKAFNILKAAKTYGLTAKGLKQSLEQVINLQPPCIVFWNFNHFLVVEGYNKKRVYLNDPAAGQRTVTWEEFDRAYTGVVLVMEPGADFLKGGKKNHLVSALTTRLQNSWGTILFCLLAGLLLTLPRLAVPAFAQVFVDEILIQDRQQWLRPLLLGMAMTALLRAFLARLRLTYLRRLMVKLSVSMSGQFLWHILRLPVGFYAQRFAGEISSRVQINGKVAEILSGRLATTLIDAVMMVFYLLIMIQYDVLLSAIAVGFAAINIIALILLSQTRVDANMRLAQEHGKVSGVAVSGIQTIETVKASGLESDLFAQFVGYYAKALNTKQKLGLQTQILTTLPTILTALTTAFILLVGGLRVMNGNLSIGMLVAYQSLTQSFLEPVNSLVNFGSTLQDLEADLNRLDDVLQNPIDSEVEERQGAGEAGGAGEAGEAGEERSREEFIASLDHTPCPMPHAPYPTGHVELRNVTFGYSRVQPPLIENFSLVVKPGQRIALVGGSGSGKSTIAKLICGLYQPWDGEICFDGIVRSQIKRSVLASYLAMVEQDIFLFAGTVRENITLWDFTVPEADLVQACQDAAIHDAIASMPGKYDFELIEGGMNISGGQRQRLEIARALVRNPAILVLDEATSALDAETELIINRNLQQRGCSCIVVAHRLSTIRHCDEIIVLEQGKIVQRGTHEELWQQDGSYVRLLHAAQTK from the coding sequence ATGCCCATTAAACCGAAACGTGTCCATACTCCCAGACTTTTGCAAATGGAAGCAGTTGAATGTGGTGCGGCTGCTTTAGGAATTATTCTGAGCTATTATGGTCGAGTTGTGCCTTTGGCTAAATTGCGCGAAGATTGCGGTGTCTCGCGGGATGGAAGTAAAGCTTTTAATATCCTCAAAGCGGCGAAAACCTATGGACTAACTGCCAAAGGTTTAAAACAGTCCCTAGAACAAGTAATAAATCTTCAGCCTCCCTGTATTGTCTTTTGGAATTTTAACCACTTCCTTGTAGTGGAAGGATACAACAAAAAACGCGTTTATCTTAATGATCCCGCTGCTGGTCAAAGAACAGTTACCTGGGAAGAATTTGACCGCGCATACACTGGCGTTGTACTGGTGATGGAACCAGGAGCAGACTTTCTCAAAGGAGGGAAAAAAAATCATCTTGTCTCAGCCTTAACTACCCGCTTACAAAACTCATGGGGTACTATTTTGTTTTGTCTGCTGGCAGGGTTATTGCTGACGCTGCCTCGATTAGCAGTACCAGCTTTTGCTCAGGTATTCGTTGATGAAATTTTAATTCAAGACCGTCAACAATGGCTGCGACCTTTGCTGTTGGGAATGGCGATGACTGCCTTATTAAGGGCATTCCTAGCGAGACTGCGGCTGACTTATCTGCGGCGACTGATGGTGAAGTTATCAGTCAGTATGTCAGGACAGTTTCTTTGGCATATTTTGCGATTACCCGTTGGGTTTTATGCTCAACGCTTTGCTGGGGAAATCAGTAGTCGAGTGCAAATTAATGGCAAGGTTGCAGAGATACTTTCAGGGCGTTTGGCAACTACATTAATTGATGCAGTAATGATGGTGTTTTACCTGCTGATTATGATTCAGTATGATGTATTGCTGAGTGCGATCGCAGTTGGTTTTGCTGCTATTAATATTATTGCTCTAATACTTTTATCGCAAACTCGTGTTGATGCCAATATGCGGCTAGCTCAGGAACATGGTAAGGTTTCTGGGGTGGCGGTGAGTGGCATTCAAACCATAGAAACCGTTAAAGCTTCTGGGCTAGAGTCCGATTTATTTGCTCAGTTTGTCGGTTATTATGCCAAAGCACTCAACACTAAACAGAAATTAGGTTTACAAACTCAAATTCTCACTACATTACCAACGATTTTAACTGCCCTAACCACGGCTTTTATTTTACTAGTTGGTGGTTTACGGGTAATGAATGGAAATCTGAGTATTGGGATGCTGGTTGCCTACCAAAGTTTAACGCAAAGCTTTTTAGAACCAGTTAATAGCCTCGTCAATTTCGGCAGTACCTTACAAGATTTGGAAGCTGACTTAAACCGCCTTGACGACGTATTGCAAAATCCCATTGATTCGGAAGTGGAAGAGAGACAGGGAGCTGGGGAGGCAGGGGGAGCTGGGGAGGCAGGGGAGGCTGGGGAGGAGAGGAGCAGAGAGGAATTTATTGCAAGTCTTGACCATACCCCATGCCCCATGCCCCATGCCCCATACCCAACGGGACATGTTGAGTTACGAAATGTCACCTTTGGCTACAGCCGGGTACAACCTCCATTAATTGAGAATTTCAGCTTAGTTGTAAAGCCAGGGCAACGAATCGCACTTGTAGGGGGAAGTGGTTCAGGTAAGTCTACAATTGCCAAATTGATTTGCGGTCTTTATCAGCCGTGGGATGGGGAAATCTGCTTTGATGGTATAGTGCGATCGCAGATTAAACGCTCGGTTCTTGCAAGCTATTTGGCAATGGTGGAACAGGATATCTTTTTATTTGCCGGCACTGTGCGAGAAAACATCACTCTCTGGGATTTTACTGTGCCAGAAGCTGATTTGGTGCAGGCTTGCCAGGATGCAGCTATTCATGATGCGATCGCATCTATGCCTGGAAAGTATGACTTTGAGTTGATTGAGGGTGGCATGAATATTAGCGGTGGGCAACGCCAGCGTTTAGAAATTGCCCGCGCCCTGGTGAGAAATCCAGCAATATTGGTACTGGATGAGGCAACCAGCGCTCTGGATGCAGAAACGGAGTTGATTATTAATCGCAATTTACAACAGCGTGGTTGTTCCTGCATTGTAGTAGCCCATCGCCTCAGCACAATTCGCCACTGCGATGAAATTATTGTGTTGGAGCAAGGTAAAATCGTGCAGCGTGGTACCCACGAGGAATTGTGGCAGCAAGATGGAAGTTATGTCCGCTTACTTCATGCAGCACAGACAAAGTAG
- a CDS encoding sensor histidine kinase — MLNHPIILPLIVTLIILGALIMGLSILNTQKILKLFNNKSDRLSWQIMFSLMIFFLGGYILCIYLITSRLIEWIPMLTGMVFFFGALFVLFSVTIYYQTLQHLLLIQDQYRIAKEDAESALFKLQETQQSQMQLIQRETMLALGKMVAGVAHEINNPVSFIHGNLKYLYQYTDDLLNLLATYAAAYPNPDVKIVEALANSDLTFIQKDLPNLLNSMQVGTSRISDIVESLSNFSRLNEANYKKADIHQGIDSTLVILQHRLYGDDSNNKPISVIREYGKVPLIFCNPRFLNQVFLNVINNAIDALIKKTVIFSQTIDEKPTIWISTFHTQDNQITILIADNGCGMSEEICQSIFQPFFTTKTVGEGTGLGLSISHQIIVEQHGGSITCTSIANQGTQIDIRLPIKQVENSN, encoded by the coding sequence ATGTTAAATCATCCCATTATTCTGCCTTTAATTGTCACTTTGATTATTCTTGGAGCTTTGATAATGGGATTGTCCATTTTAAATACCCAAAAAATTCTCAAATTATTCAATAATAAATCAGATAGACTAAGTTGGCAAATCATGTTTTCACTCATGATTTTTTTTCTCGGCGGTTATATATTATGCATATATTTAATAACTTCGAGGTTAATTGAATGGATACCAATGCTCACTGGTATGGTTTTCTTTTTCGGAGCATTATTCGTTTTATTTAGCGTTACTATCTACTATCAAACATTACAACACCTGCTTCTAATACAAGATCAATACCGCATAGCCAAAGAAGATGCCGAATCAGCGTTGTTTAAATTACAAGAAACTCAGCAATCTCAAATGCAACTAATTCAACGCGAAACTATGCTGGCGTTGGGGAAAATGGTTGCTGGAGTTGCTCACGAAATTAATAATCCAGTCAGTTTTATTCATGGTAATTTAAAATATCTTTATCAATATACTGATGATTTACTAAACCTTCTAGCAACTTATGCCGCTGCATATCCAAATCCAGATGTTAAAATTGTCGAAGCTCTGGCTAACAGCGATCTAACGTTTATCCAGAAAGACTTACCAAACTTGCTAAACTCGATGCAGGTTGGCACAAGTCGTATTAGTGACATTGTAGAATCGCTCTCAAATTTTTCGCGTTTGAATGAAGCTAACTATAAAAAAGCGGATATTCACCAGGGTATTGATAGCACTCTTGTAATTTTGCAGCATCGACTGTACGGTGATGATAGTAATAATAAACCTATTTCAGTAATTAGAGAGTATGGGAAAGTTCCTCTTATTTTTTGTAATCCTCGATTTTTAAATCAGGTATTCCTAAATGTAATTAATAATGCTATTGATGCCTTGATTAAAAAGACAGTTATTTTCAGTCAAACTATAGATGAAAAACCAACTATTTGGATTAGTACATTTCACACTCAAGACAATCAAATCACTATCTTAATTGCTGATAATGGTTGTGGTATGAGCGAAGAGATTTGCCAGAGCATTTTCCAGCCCTTTTTTACTACTAAGACTGTTGGAGAAGGAACTGGTTTGGGTTTGTCTATTAGCCATCAAATTATCGTTGAGCAGCACGGTGGTTCTATTACATGTACTTCTATTGCTAACCAGGGAACTCAAATCGATATTAGACTTCCGATTAAACAAGTAGAAAATAGCAATTAG
- a CDS encoding DUF4351 domain-containing protein yields MMQESVIYQDILLKGEQKEALRFLQRQLNRRFGEIDASIIERLRVLSTEQLEVLGEEFLDFADVSDLVAWLEQNIDK; encoded by the coding sequence ATGATGCAAGAGTCAGTTATTTATCAGGATATTTTACTCAAGGGAGAACAAAAAGAAGCCCTGCGTTTTTTACAGCGTCAATTAAATCGGCGATTTGGAGAAATAGATGCATCAATAATTGAGCGTCTGAGGGTTTTATCTACCGAACAGTTAGAAGTATTAGGAGAGGAGTTTTTAGATTTTGCCGATGTATCTGATTTAGTTGCTTGGCTTGAACAGAATATCGATAAATAA
- a CDS encoding DUF4351 domain-containing protein, giving the protein MAEYDNLCKILAQTYPFDFARWLLNQQPQQITILKTELSIEPIRADSVTFLQTENRILHLEFQTTIQSKTPIALRMLDYYVRLTRKYQVSVTQVVIFLQETTDEIAFTEEYISEVTNHRYRVIRMWEQDSNFFLSNLALLPLAPLTRTDSAQVLLSQVAGEIAKIPDIGIRQNTAAYTEILAGLRFEKDLIRQLLSEDMMQESVIYQDILLKGEQKEALRFLQRLLSRRFGEIDSSIIERLRVLSTEQLEILGEEFLDFANVSDLVAWLEQNINK; this is encoded by the coding sequence ATGGCAGAATATGACAACCTGTGTAAAATCCTTGCACAAACATATCCTTTTGATTTTGCCCGTTGGTTATTAAATCAACAACCGCAACAAATTACCATTTTAAAAACTGAATTGAGTATCGAACCGATACGCGCTGATTCGGTGACATTTCTCCAAACCGAAAATCGCATCTTACACCTAGAATTTCAAACTACGATTCAATCCAAGACACCAATTGCTCTACGAATGTTGGATTATTACGTCAGACTGACGCGAAAATATCAAGTGTCGGTGACACAGGTGGTAATTTTCTTGCAAGAAACAACAGATGAAATTGCTTTTACTGAAGAATACATCAGCGAAGTTACAAATCATCGATATCGAGTCATACGGATGTGGGAACAAGATTCAAATTTCTTTTTGAGTAATTTGGCACTATTACCGCTAGCACCTTTGACAAGAACAGATTCAGCCCAGGTATTATTATCTCAGGTGGCAGGGGAAATTGCTAAAATTCCAGATATCGGGATTAGACAAAATACAGCAGCTTATACAGAGATATTAGCAGGGTTGAGGTTTGAAAAAGATTTGATTCGTCAACTACTGAGCGAGGATATGATGCAAGAGTCAGTTATTTATCAGGATATTTTACTCAAGGGAGAACAAAAAGAAGCCCTGCGTTTTTTACAGCGCCTTTTGAGTCGGCGATTTGGAGAAATAGATTCATCAATAATTGAGCGTCTGAGGGTTTTATCTACCGAACAGTTAGAAATATTAGGAGAGGAGTTTTTAGATTTTGCCAATGTATCTGATTTAGTTGCTTGGCTTGAACAGAATATTAATAAATAA